The following coding sequences lie in one Sulfitobacter sp. D7 genomic window:
- a CDS encoding glycosyltransferase, which yields MSMKHPSALSAAPEISVIVPIYNVADHVGSCIASLLGQTFTDFEVLMIDDGATDDSAARAQAVAGNDPRFHLISQENGGLSAARNTGLEAARGAYIAFVDSDDRVMPDYLMQLWQALQDSGADWVACGLQECFVDGSGLTHSAIHGAKDLTMHPVTRRYRLETWNDVIVHFPSAWNKLYRRSLIEGLRFDVGTWFEDHTFFYRAASRSDHLLHLPQALYLQTRGRVGQITASDDDRIFDQFPVLHEMRALMQDSEKPGAETAFAAIASRLLFERSTALHDPARRARFTDAAALFMQEEGLTYTPDWDEDISRAWGLEMAGQLPLSVILTWDGTKAEALLESLSSLAAQHGPGHEVLLVCEGDKAAKAAQEIAAPHVQVLTQKGHGAGHARACGVAAAQGRYLTFLDAGDTLHPGALLAWTEAMLRSDAVLGVSPVGQAGAGVEAPVYHPAFADPRLLPGGIDLMVSDIPLSPVQALGLELDLAGKIFDRAALQNAELTGKRPLASGPAVSLAAALTSKGVAHTPWAGITRALPKHAPFSTVWRGHDALCRGLPRALAQQLPKGWQRRLYARALWRQLNPTSPLAPRPRLIKQAPQLLRAAAAAALRGLSHGGSGPAGFDPMIGPRFLALLDPMRAARAIWRRARGRPAFAGDTPPALPVLPRSAARSTLPESHPALMLFPLQKAGLFRFQLDFHESPYGNITFFGPDRTHVPFHLSLRFEEGLAVCNDSRADGNWRAERQRVHPLPRQGAVLTIEFIPPRVRVLLGAEVLFDIGARNFLHRQGLRGVESIAYLHVEGAVQPLDLMPQAPEGGLILDPRLVLRAVGKVTDHHLHATPETVTAPALTPAAAVNGQAALQALLPGRIWRDLPPEATIVLQLNDPEGVLCSAALHLTRADMANRIETLLAQDPSVADSTLVLTLIEHIRHGALMPLLSLQAQSDARALARQFDLSDFLEPPDSPTTNAQVAPPVKLLPDQTASLIQTAVARFALSQRQTPPADPLRVVADIALPPTARQGFFLALSEPFCRAGQDFHALSQMARAEKLPPFTPSQDRWSNSAMAPYLMAEGRIAELRSLLRALAEPGAGWVVTPALAWVGRETMNAVGLPNEDREAILDAVMQFVSHRSANYWERTHCAELTRMATQLLCNREALSNSFYRKAIAFCLSAYALSRQFWQMLEAECDSAQPLPPEIIQARAAFADLQASQPAQTPADRQRIDAALRQLEALGAQDVLRVRRELLGPAGLPQAVDAPLEIEALMHLPIPATQSSGRAALRHMAAPCSSPVSDEVGTLVAQTVADLYPDLPRASQPDLQVALAQQIASFTADPTAPPADFPALLTRLDRLADPSARFLGLGLGLTLVTIWGQAQPELAQRLAIWAAARIKGLGPDHSTAFDQATAPRMAWIKLQASGLPQAEILQGFFENSPLPKLPVETVLKAENPLYDTIVTVFSCAPYLETRIPALRDGWLGLLKDLGIPYVIIVGNGDGRLEGDVLHLDAPDDYEGLPHKTLATIAWVRDHSDFAHMYKIDDDCFVNAPLLFNSLNYRASDYYGRKLRRGLAQTDRVWHQQKSAADRGKFDLDKSPEPSSYADGGSGYALSRHAIDAALDAAQSPEGQRLIETSFMEDKLLGDLLSLRGIHVDDTDYRTTIRRRSFGAATPVAFWQNSFMPSKSAPVMQAHMDTHEGQHEALARLDRHGLWPRKIWPSYQHVTLGYQSNALELITSEASVAAAAKAEVAVVACMRNEMFMLPHFLAHYRKLGVTAFLIVDNVSDDGTREYLAEQPDVALFSVDTDYKLSRYGVAWQQAMMAAVRPGKWSLVADADELLVWQDDQRESLPELLASDAFEDVDAARLFMLDMYPEGQLETANFASGDPFAEAGFCDRTPFLSTWHGCGPFSNMPTWTSALRHRLIQGARPDLFVAQKIALLRYRPWMRLSAGLHFVGDVTLSKRELIFGHFKYNADFRRKARAEVTRRQHFNDAEEYRKYLALTSEGRDRIFDPDLSVAWRDSPFVQSVLRSDNRA from the coding sequence ATGAGCATGAAACACCCCTCCGCCCTGTCCGCAGCCCCTGAAATCTCGGTGATCGTGCCGATTTACAATGTGGCGGATCATGTCGGCTCCTGTATCGCCAGCCTGTTGGGCCAGACCTTCACAGATTTCGAAGTGCTGATGATCGATGACGGTGCCACCGATGACAGTGCCGCACGGGCGCAGGCCGTTGCGGGGAACGACCCGCGCTTTCATTTGATCTCACAGGAAAACGGCGGTCTTTCGGCGGCACGCAACACCGGACTTGAAGCCGCGCGCGGTGCCTATATCGCCTTTGTCGACAGCGATGATCGGGTGATGCCTGATTACCTCATGCAGCTTTGGCAGGCCTTGCAAGACAGCGGCGCCGATTGGGTCGCTTGTGGTCTGCAGGAATGTTTTGTCGATGGCAGCGGGCTGACCCACTCGGCGATCCATGGGGCCAAGGATTTAACCATGCATCCGGTGACACGGCGCTACCGGCTGGAGACTTGGAATGATGTGATCGTGCACTTCCCATCGGCTTGGAACAAGCTCTACCGCCGCTCCCTGATTGAGGGGCTGCGTTTTGATGTAGGCACTTGGTTTGAGGATCACACGTTCTTTTACCGCGCGGCATCACGCAGCGACCACCTGCTGCATCTGCCCCAAGCCCTCTACCTACAGACCCGGGGCCGCGTTGGTCAAATCACTGCCAGTGATGATGACCGTATCTTTGACCAATTCCCAGTGCTGCATGAGATGCGCGCCCTGATGCAAGACAGCGAAAAACCCGGTGCAGAGACTGCTTTTGCAGCCATCGCCTCGCGGTTGTTGTTTGAACGCAGCACGGCGCTGCATGACCCCGCCCGCCGCGCGCGTTTCACCGATGCCGCCGCTCTGTTTATGCAAGAGGAGGGGCTGACCTATACCCCTGATTGGGACGAAGACATCAGCCGCGCTTGGGGGCTGGAGATGGCCGGGCAACTGCCCCTTAGCGTGATCCTTACATGGGATGGCACTAAAGCAGAGGCACTGCTCGAAAGCCTAAGCAGCCTTGCCGCTCAACATGGCCCGGGGCATGAAGTGCTGCTGGTTTGTGAGGGAGACAAAGCCGCCAAAGCAGCGCAGGAAATCGCCGCACCCCATGTCCAAGTCCTGACCCAAAAAGGGCACGGCGCGGGCCACGCGCGAGCCTGCGGCGTGGCTGCGGCCCAAGGGCGCTATCTGACTTTTCTAGACGCTGGGGATACATTACACCCCGGCGCGCTGCTCGCTTGGACCGAAGCGATGTTGCGCAGCGATGCCGTCCTTGGCGTGTCGCCTGTTGGGCAAGCTGGTGCCGGAGTCGAGGCACCTGTCTATCACCCCGCCTTCGCCGATCCCCGCTTGCTGCCCGGCGGGATCGATCTCATGGTTTCCGACATCCCGCTCAGCCCAGTGCAGGCACTTGGGCTGGAACTTGATCTTGCAGGAAAAATTTTTGACCGGGCAGCGCTGCAAAATGCTGAACTGACAGGGAAGCGCCCTTTGGCCTCTGGTCCTGCGGTCTCTCTTGCTGCGGCGCTGACCTCTAAAGGGGTCGCGCATACGCCTTGGGCCGGCATCACCCGCGCCCTGCCCAAACACGCTCCGTTTTCTACTGTTTGGCGCGGGCATGATGCGCTTTGCCGGGGCCTGCCACGGGCGCTGGCACAACAGCTTCCGAAAGGCTGGCAGCGCAGGCTCTATGCCCGTGCCCTCTGGCGGCAACTCAACCCCACTTCGCCCCTCGCCCCTCGGCCACGTTTGATAAAACAAGCCCCACAATTGTTGCGTGCGGCCGCGGCCGCGGCCCTGCGCGGGCTCAGCCATGGCGGCAGCGGCCCGGCAGGGTTCGATCCGATGATCGGCCCACGGTTTTTGGCGCTGCTTGATCCAATGCGCGCCGCCCGCGCGATCTGGCGCCGCGCCCGCGGTCGCCCCGCTTTCGCCGGAGACACACCGCCTGCCCTGCCCGTTTTGCCCCGGTCCGCTGCGCGCAGCACCTTGCCTGAAAGCCACCCGGCGCTGATGCTCTTTCCGCTTCAAAAGGCCGGGCTCTTTCGCTTTCAGCTGGATTTTCATGAAAGCCCCTATGGCAACATCACTTTTTTCGGGCCGGACCGTACCCATGTGCCCTTTCATCTGTCGCTGCGCTTCGAAGAAGGGCTGGCGGTTTGCAACGACAGCCGCGCCGATGGGAACTGGCGTGCTGAACGCCAACGCGTGCATCCCCTGCCCCGTCAAGGAGCCGTGCTGACCATCGAATTCATCCCGCCGCGGGTGCGTGTCTTACTGGGTGCCGAAGTACTGTTTGATATAGGCGCACGCAATTTCCTCCACCGCCAAGGGCTACGCGGCGTGGAGAGCATCGCCTATCTACATGTAGAAGGTGCAGTCCAGCCGCTTGACCTGATGCCCCAAGCACCAGAAGGCGGGCTGATACTGGACCCCCGGCTGGTGTTGCGCGCAGTCGGAAAGGTTACAGACCACCATCTGCACGCCACACCAGAGACGGTGACAGCGCCAGCACTGACCCCCGCGGCAGCTGTGAACGGCCAAGCAGCGCTACAGGCATTGTTGCCGGGTCGGATCTGGCGCGACCTCCCCCCAGAGGCCACAATTGTCCTGCAATTGAATGACCCCGAGGGGGTCCTGTGCAGCGCTGCGTTGCACCTGACCCGCGCGGATATGGCAAACCGCATTGAGACCCTTTTGGCTCAAGATCCTTCTGTCGCGGACAGCACGCTGGTGCTTACCTTGATCGAACATATCCGCCACGGCGCTCTGATGCCCCTTCTTTCCCTACAAGCGCAGAGCGATGCTCGGGCGCTGGCGCGGCAATTTGATCTGTCAGATTTCCTTGAGCCACCCGATAGCCCTACCACCAATGCCCAAGTCGCCCCGCCTGTCAAACTCCTCCCGGATCAGACCGCCTCTCTCATCCAAACCGCAGTGGCCCGCTTTGCTCTGAGCCAGCGGCAAACACCGCCCGCAGATCCGCTGCGCGTGGTGGCCGATATCGCCCTGCCACCCACCGCGCGTCAGGGGTTCTTTCTGGCGCTCAGTGAGCCCTTCTGTCGCGCAGGCCAAGATTTCCATGCCCTATCGCAGATGGCACGAGCCGAGAAACTTCCCCCTTTCACCCCTAGCCAAGACCGCTGGTCCAATTCAGCCATGGCTCCCTATCTTATGGCCGAGGGGCGCATTGCAGAATTGCGCTCGCTGTTAAGGGCACTGGCGGAGCCTGGTGCGGGCTGGGTCGTAACCCCCGCGCTGGCCTGGGTCGGGCGCGAGACCATGAACGCGGTAGGGCTGCCCAATGAAGATCGCGAAGCAATCCTAGATGCCGTGATGCAATTTGTTTCCCACCGCAGTGCCAATTACTGGGAGCGTACCCATTGTGCTGAGCTAACCCGCATGGCGACGCAACTGCTGTGCAACCGCGAGGCACTTTCGAATTCCTTCTACCGCAAGGCCATAGCTTTCTGCCTTTCTGCCTACGCACTATCACGGCAGTTCTGGCAGATGCTGGAGGCAGAATGCGATTCGGCGCAGCCCCTGCCGCCCGAAATCATACAGGCCCGCGCGGCCTTTGCTGACTTGCAGGCCAGTCAGCCCGCCCAAACCCCCGCAGATCGTCAGCGTATCGATGCGGCGCTACGCCAACTTGAGGCGCTCGGTGCCCAAGATGTGCTCCGTGTACGGCGTGAACTGCTTGGTCCAGCAGGCCTGCCCCAAGCAGTCGACGCCCCACTTGAAATAGAAGCACTGATGCACCTGCCGATCCCGGCCACACAATCCAGCGGCCGCGCCGCTTTGCGCCATATGGCGGCCCCCTGTAGCAGCCCTGTGAGCGACGAAGTCGGCACTTTGGTCGCGCAAACAGTGGCCGATCTCTATCCTGACCTGCCCCGCGCATCCCAGCCCGACCTTCAGGTCGCCCTTGCGCAGCAGATCGCCAGCTTTACAGCTGACCCCACAGCACCCCCCGCCGATTTTCCAGCTCTGCTGACGCGTCTGGACCGGCTTGCCGACCCTTCTGCGCGTTTTCTGGGCCTCGGTCTGGGCCTCACCCTCGTGACCATCTGGGGGCAAGCCCAGCCCGAGTTGGCGCAGCGCCTCGCCATTTGGGCTGCGGCCCGTATCAAAGGGCTTGGCCCGGATCACAGTACCGCCTTTGATCAAGCCACCGCCCCGCGCATGGCGTGGATAAAGCTGCAGGCCAGCGGCCTGCCACAAGCCGAAATACTTCAAGGTTTTTTTGAGAATAGCCCCCTACCCAAACTGCCGGTAGAGACTGTTTTGAAAGCCGAAAACCCGCTCTACGATACGATCGTCACGGTATTTTCCTGCGCGCCCTATCTTGAAACGCGTATCCCCGCCCTGCGCGACGGCTGGCTGGGACTGCTGAAAGATCTCGGCATTCCTTATGTTATCATCGTGGGCAATGGCGACGGGCGACTAGAGGGCGACGTGCTGCATCTTGACGCGCCCGATGACTATGAAGGACTGCCACACAAGACCCTCGCGACCATCGCGTGGGTGCGTGATCACAGTGATTTCGCGCATATGTATAAGATCGACGACGATTGCTTCGTCAATGCGCCACTGTTGTTCAACAGCCTGAACTACCGCGCCAGTGACTACTATGGCCGCAAGTTGCGCCGCGGGTTGGCCCAGACTGACAGGGTCTGGCATCAACAGAAATCCGCCGCTGATCGTGGCAAGTTCGACCTCGATAAATCGCCCGAACCCTCAAGTTATGCCGATGGTGGCTCGGGCTATGCCCTCTCGCGCCACGCCATAGACGCGGCCCTTGACGCCGCCCAAAGCCCCGAAGGCCAGCGCCTGATCGAAACCTCCTTTATGGAAGACAAACTGTTGGGCGATTTGCTGTCGCTACGGGGCATCCATGTGGATGATACCGACTACCGCACCACGATCCGCCGCCGCAGCTTTGGCGCGGCCACCCCGGTAGCCTTTTGGCAAAACAGCTTTATGCCCAGCAAAAGCGCCCCGGTGATGCAGGCCCATATGGATACCCACGAGGGCCAGCATGAAGCCTTGGCAAGGCTTGACCGCCATGGTCTTTGGCCGCGCAAAATATGGCCAAGCTATCAGCATGTCACCCTAGGCTATCAAAGCAACGCGCTGGAACTGATCACCTCTGAGGCCTCCGTCGCAGCGGCAGCAAAGGCTGAGGTCGCCGTGGTGGCCTGTATGCGCAATGAGATGTTCATGCTGCCGCATTTTCTGGCTCATTACCGCAAACTTGGGGTCACAGCCTTTTTAATCGTCGATAATGTCTCCGACGATGGCACCCGTGAATATCTGGCCGAGCAACCGGATGTGGCCCTCTTCTCGGTCGATACGGATTACAAGCTGTCACGCTATGGCGTTGCGTGGCAACAGGCGATGATGGCCGCGGTGCGCCCGGGGAAATGGTCGCTGGTGGCCGATGCTGATGAGCTGCTGGTCTGGCAAGACGACCAACGCGAGAGCCTGCCTGAGCTTTTGGCCTCGGATGCCTTCGAAGACGTAGATGCCGCGCGGCTCTTCATGCTGGATATGTATCCCGAAGGGCAGTTGGAGACGGCGAATTTTGCAAGCGGTGATCCTTTTGCCGAGGCCGGCTTTTGCGACCGCACGCCTTTCCTCAGCACATGGCACGGGTGCGGGCCATTCTCTAACATGCCCACCTGGACCAGCGCACTGCGCCACCGTTTGATCCAAGGCGCGCGGCCCGATCTGTTTGTCGCGCAAAAGATCGCCCTGCTGCGCTATCGACCGTGGATGCGGCTCTCGGCTGGGCTGCATTTCGTTGGCGATGTGACACTGTCAAAGCGCGAATTGATCTTTGGGCATTTCAAATACAATGCTGATTTTCGCCGCAAAGCGCGCGCCGAAGTCACCCGGCGCCAACATTTCAATGATGCCGAGGAATACCGTAAATACCTCGCACTGACCTCCGAAGGCCGTGACCGTATCTTTGACCCCGATCTTTCAGTGGCCTGGCGCGACAGCCCCTTTGTCCAGTCCGTGCTACGGAGCGACAACAGAGCCTAA
- a CDS encoding SMP-30/gluconolactonase/LRE family protein has protein sequence MTDTINAECFDARQSVLGEGPLWHPLRQELFWFDIINKRMMSRRGEETSSWQFKEHVSAAGWVDEETLLIASETGLRTFSLSSRETHLITSLEAENPVTRSNDGRADPWGGFWIGTMGKSAETGAGKIYRYFEGALTVLFDGLTIPNAICFSPDRHTAYFTDTPRQKIMAQPLDDRGFPIGAARLFLDLSAEGLFPDGAVVDREGCLWNAQWGAGRVARYAHDGRYLSQVSLPAPHASCPAFGGAQMTELFATTATEGITVPTAQDGRVFCCTVSHQGQAEPPVQLG, from the coding sequence ATGACAGATACGATAAACGCCGAATGTTTTGATGCGCGCCAATCCGTCTTGGGAGAGGGGCCCTTGTGGCATCCCCTGCGCCAAGAGCTGTTTTGGTTCGATATTATCAACAAACGCATGATGTCTCGAAGGGGCGAAGAGACATCCTCTTGGCAGTTCAAAGAACATGTGTCCGCCGCCGGGTGGGTCGATGAAGAGACTTTGTTAATCGCTTCCGAAACGGGGCTGAGGACATTTTCACTTTCCTCGCGGGAAACTCATTTGATCACGTCGTTGGAGGCTGAAAACCCAGTGACCCGGTCCAACGATGGACGTGCGGACCCTTGGGGGGGATTTTGGATCGGAACAATGGGAAAATCCGCCGAGACGGGGGCAGGCAAGATTTACCGTTATTTCGAAGGCGCGCTTACGGTGCTTTTCGATGGTCTTACCATTCCCAATGCGATCTGCTTTTCTCCAGATCGACATACGGCCTATTTCACAGATACCCCCCGCCAGAAGATAATGGCGCAGCCGCTTGATGATCGTGGCTTCCCCATAGGGGCCGCTCGTCTTTTCTTAGATTTAAGTGCCGAGGGGCTTTTCCCCGATGGAGCCGTGGTGGATCGGGAGGGGTGTCTCTGGAATGCGCAATGGGGCGCTGGGCGCGTGGCACGTTATGCGCATGATGGGCGCTATCTGTCACAGGTCAGCCTGCCCGCCCCACATGCCAGTTGCCCGGCTTTTGGGGGTGCACAGATGACAGAGCTTTTCGCGACTACCGCCACAGAGGGTATTACTGTCCCGACGGCCCAAGATGGGCGGGTTTTTTGCTGCACTGTTTCCCATCAAGGGCAGGCTGAACCGCCAGTGCAGTTAGGATAG
- a CDS encoding acylneuraminate cytidylyltransferase family protein yields MKANSQRVKGKNFRLLHGKPLFRWILDSLLSIEAIDEVVINTDARGILAENGLTDGKRVRIRDRKPELCGDTVSMNLILADDIAAVAADTYMMTHTTNPMLTPATIQAALAAYKTGVAEGRADSLFTVNKIQTRFYRADGSPVNHDPGNLIQTQDLEPWYEENSNLFIFSRESFAKTGARIGKQPILHVMDQMEAVDIDTPEDWALAEAVASLQTTQKAAAS; encoded by the coding sequence ATGAAGGCCAACAGTCAAAGGGTTAAAGGCAAGAATTTCCGTCTGCTTCACGGCAAACCCTTGTTTCGCTGGATCTTGGATTCTCTGTTGTCGATCGAAGCAATTGACGAAGTGGTCATCAACACCGATGCCCGCGGTATTCTGGCCGAAAACGGGCTCACCGATGGGAAACGTGTGCGCATTCGTGACCGCAAGCCCGAGCTTTGCGGGGATACAGTGTCGATGAACCTGATACTGGCTGATGACATCGCCGCGGTCGCGGCAGACACCTATATGATGACCCATACCACCAATCCAATGCTGACCCCTGCTACCATTCAAGCAGCGCTTGCAGCTTATAAAACGGGTGTGGCTGAGGGCCGGGCGGATTCACTCTTTACCGTAAATAAGATCCAGACCCGCTTTTACCGCGCGGATGGCAGCCCGGTGAACCACGATCCTGGCAATCTGATCCAGACCCAAGATCTTGAACCGTGGTATGAGGAGAACTCCAATCTCTTCATCTTCTCCCGCGAAAGCTTTGCCAAGACCGGCGCGCGGATTGGCAAACAACCGATCCTGCATGTGATGGACCAGATGGAAGCCGTCGACATCGACACTCCCGAAGATTGGGCGCTGGCCGAAGCGGTCGCGTCTTTGCAAACCACACAGAAAGCCGCCGCATCATGA
- a CDS encoding SDR family NAD(P)-dependent oxidoreductase, with protein sequence MLLPPIFPDLENRSVFITGGGSGIGATLTRAFLQQGAEVTFVQRSDATDFQNAVAKETGNRPTFLQCDISDSAALKAAIKKTSDTQGPVHVLVNNAANDQRHETLTTDDADWDRLMAVNLKAYFMAAQAAIPDMQARGGGSIINFSSISYMMGNAGYPLYVTANAGINGMTRALAREFGADKIRVNALAPGWVMTQKQLDMWVTPEALQGQLDRQCLKETLAPEDISGGVLFLASDASRMMTGQTMVIDGGVVVTG encoded by the coding sequence TTGCTATTGCCCCCTATTTTCCCCGACCTTGAGAACCGTTCTGTTTTCATTACCGGAGGCGGAAGTGGCATCGGCGCCACCCTGACCCGCGCGTTTTTACAGCAAGGGGCGGAGGTCACATTTGTGCAACGGTCGGATGCCACGGATTTCCAAAATGCCGTCGCTAAGGAGACCGGCAACCGCCCTACCTTTTTGCAATGTGACATCTCAGATTCCGCCGCGCTGAAGGCAGCGATCAAAAAGACCTCGGACACCCAAGGGCCGGTTCACGTCTTGGTCAACAATGCCGCCAATGATCAGCGGCATGAAACGCTCACCACAGATGATGCCGACTGGGACCGGCTAATGGCGGTAAACCTCAAAGCCTATTTTATGGCAGCTCAGGCCGCCATTCCGGATATGCAGGCGAGGGGGGGCGGGTCGATTATTAACTTTTCCTCCATTAGCTACATGATGGGCAATGCCGGCTATCCGCTTTATGTTACCGCAAATGCCGGGATCAACGGCATGACCCGTGCGCTGGCCCGCGAGTTTGGTGCTGATAAAATCAGAGTGAACGCTTTGGCGCCCGGATGGGTCATGACCCAAAAGCAGCTCGACATGTGGGTGACACCTGAGGCACTGCAGGGCCAGCTTGACCGCCAATGTTTGAAAGAGACACTGGCGCCTGAGGATATTTCCGGCGGTGTGCTGTTTCTCGCTTCCGATGCAAGCCGGATGATGACGGGTCAAACCATGGTCATCGACGGCGGCGTGGTGGTCACCGGATGA
- a CDS encoding glycosyltransferase, with translation MRASIVIRTLNEAQHLDDLMQVIAGQKAEGIEVETVLIDSGSTDGTVTIAEAHGARITNISKAEFSFGRSLNRGCDFATGDFLVFISGHCVPVDAHWLQRLCQPLIDGTADYTYGRQIGDDTSNYSERRIFAKYFPDTSQVPQEGFFCNNANSAITRTAWKRFGFDEELTGLEDMELAKRMVQADYKIGYVANAPVFHHHQESWRQVRRRFEREAMALRQIMPEVHLSWFDVGRFTTASIWGDWRAARRNKITSTTLMDMARYRWNQFIGSYKGNHQHKVLSQSAKERFFYPQVSKKADQDEWLKPVRRTSPHEGQQSKG, from the coding sequence ATGCGAGCAAGCATTGTCATCAGAACATTGAATGAAGCCCAGCATCTTGATGATCTGATGCAGGTGATCGCGGGCCAAAAAGCGGAAGGGATCGAAGTCGAGACCGTTTTAATCGATTCCGGATCCACCGATGGCACAGTGACCATTGCCGAGGCCCATGGCGCCCGGATCACCAACATCTCAAAAGCCGAATTTTCCTTCGGGCGTTCCCTCAACCGGGGATGTGATTTCGCCACCGGAGATTTTCTGGTGTTCATCTCTGGCCACTGTGTGCCGGTGGATGCGCATTGGCTGCAAAGGCTTTGCCAACCGCTGATCGACGGCACTGCGGACTATACGTATGGCCGGCAAATTGGCGACGATACCAGCAACTACAGCGAACGCCGCATCTTTGCCAAATACTTCCCCGACACCTCGCAGGTGCCTCAGGAAGGGTTCTTTTGTAACAATGCGAATTCCGCGATAACCCGTACAGCTTGGAAGCGGTTCGGCTTTGATGAGGAGCTGACGGGGTTAGAGGACATGGAACTGGCCAAGCGCATGGTTCAGGCCGATTACAAGATTGGCTATGTCGCGAACGCGCCTGTGTTCCACCACCATCAGGAAAGCTGGCGTCAGGTGCGCCGCCGTTTTGAACGCGAAGCGATGGCTCTGCGCCAGATCATGCCAGAGGTACATCTGTCTTGGTTCGATGTGGGCCGTTTTACAACGGCCAGCATCTGGGGGGATTGGCGCGCGGCACGGCGCAACAAGATTACCTCGACCACATTGATGGATATGGCGCGCTATCGCTGGAACCAGTTCATTGGCTCCTATAAGGGCAACCACCAACACAAGGTTCTTTCGCAAAGCGCTAAAGAACGTTTTTTCTACCCACAAGTTTCCAAGAAGGCAGATCAAGATGAGTGGCTCAAGCCGGTGCGTCGTACTTCTCCCCATGAAGGCCAACAGTCAAAGGGTTAA
- a CDS encoding NAD(P)-dependent oxidoreductase, translated as MKDILVTCPPMLGQFDRFTNYAAERGLKLHRAEVTQTLSQDKLCALLPDYDGWIIGDDPATRRVFEAAQKGRLSAAVKWGIGIDNVDFAACEDLGIPIINTPMMFGAEVADVATGFVIGLARELFLIDRGVRAGSWPKPAGISLLGKRVGVIGLGDIGRHTVSRMRALGMDVVAYDPGVEGDAGFEGLERAVWPEAVETLDFLVFTCALNKHNFHMLDAEVLTRCKSGLRVVNVARGPLIDEAALIAALQSGQVHSAALDVFEEEPLPMNNPLHDMERCIFGSHNGSNTIDGVIRASHTAIERLAGFFK; from the coding sequence ATGAAAGATATCCTTGTTACGTGCCCTCCTATGCTGGGACAGTTCGACCGTTTCACCAATTACGCGGCCGAGCGGGGATTGAAACTTCATCGGGCCGAAGTCACTCAGACCCTGAGCCAGGATAAGCTTTGCGCGCTGCTGCCGGACTATGACGGTTGGATCATTGGGGACGATCCGGCCACACGCCGGGTGTTTGAAGCCGCACAAAAGGGACGTCTCTCCGCAGCCGTGAAATGGGGCATCGGCATTGATAATGTAGATTTTGCAGCTTGTGAGGATTTGGGCATCCCGATCATCAACACGCCAATGATGTTCGGCGCAGAAGTCGCGGATGTAGCGACAGGCTTTGTCATCGGACTGGCACGGGAATTGTTTTTGATCGACCGAGGCGTGCGTGCGGGCAGTTGGCCCAAGCCAGCGGGGATCAGCCTTTTGGGAAAACGCGTGGGTGTCATCGGTCTGGGCGATATAGGCCGCCATACCGTGAGCCGCATGCGCGCTCTTGGTATGGACGTTGTGGCCTATGATCCCGGTGTTGAAGGCGATGCGGGTTTTGAAGGTTTAGAACGTGCCGTATGGCCCGAGGCAGTCGAAACGCTCGACTTCCTTGTATTCACCTGCGCGTTGAATAAGCACAATTTTCACATGCTTGACGCCGAGGTTCTGACCCGATGCAAGTCCGGACTACGTGTGGTGAACGTTGCCCGCGGACCGCTCATTGACGAAGCTGCCCTCATTGCTGCACTGCAATCGGGGCAGGTGCATTCTGCGGCGTTAGATGTCTTTGAGGAAGAGCCGCTGCCAATGAACAACCCCCTGCACGACATGGAACGCTGTATTTTCGGATCGCACAATGGGTCCAACACGATTGATGGTGTCATTCGTGCCAGTCATACGGCAATTGAGCGGTTAGCCGGATTTTTTAAGTAG